A region of the Methylobacterium nodulans ORS 2060 genome:
GAGCGGTTCAGCTGGTGGTTCACCGGCCTCACTCACCGCTTCCCCGACATGGACCCCTTCGCCCGCCGCATGCAGGTGGCCGAGCTCGCCTATATCCGCGAGTCGCAGGCGGCCCAGACGGTGCTGGCGGAGAACTACGTGGGGCTGCCGCTGCGCTGATTCCGGCTCATACGGTTTCCGGTCGATCCGTTCGGAGACAAGAGGGCGCGGGAACCGCGGGATCCCCTCTCCCGTGCGGGAGAGGGGTAGGGGTGAGGGTCCCGGACCCTTCAGAATAAAACCGAGACGGCAGTGCTGGCAGCGGGCCGGTTCCGTCTTCTTGCTGAACCACCTGGACCCTCACCCCTGCCCCTCTCCCGCACGGGAGAGGGGTTCCCCGCGCATCCTCGTTTCGGAACGGATCAACCGGAAACCGGTTCACTCGCCCTCCCCGGTGCGGATCAGCTCTCCGGCCACGTCCCCGAGTCGCGGCGCGGGCTCGCGGAGGAAGGGCAGCGGGCGGCAGACCGCGAGCGCCGCGAGGCCGAAGCGGGCGGTCATCAGGCCGTTGAGCACCCCCTCGCCGAGCTTCGCCGAGATCCGGGCGGCGAGCCCGAGGCCCAGCACCTGCTGGATGAGGCTGTCGCCTACCGCGACGCCGCCTGTGACGGCGAGATGCGCGAAGGCCGCACGGGCGAGCCGCAGGAATCCGAACAGGCCCGGGCGCCCGCCATAGATCGTCGCCACGCGCCGCAGGAGCCGCACCGCCGCGAAGACCACGAAGGCGACGTCCACGATCGCCCGCGGGCTCAGCGCCGTCACGGCCGAGACCTGCTTGGCCGCATCCGCCACCGCGGCCTTGGCCATCCGGTCGAGGGAGCCCAAAAGCTCGTGCTCGGCGATGCCGAGCCGGTCCTCCACGTCGAGGATCGCCTCCGCGACCGTGTCGAGCCGCCCGCGCGCCGCCGCCAGGCCCGGCCTGTCGGCATAGAGGGCGGCCACGTCCCGCACCACCGCCTTGGCGGCGGTGTGGTCGCGCGCGCTCAGCGCCTCCAGGGCCGCCTCGCGGATCGCCTCGATGCGCCGCTCGCGCAGCACGCCCGCGAGCTCCCGCCAGACGAGGGCGAGGAGTGCCACCGCGGCGAGCCCGAGGAGGGCCAGCGCCACGGCGCCGAGCCAGGGGGCGGCGGAGAACAGGTCGGCGATCAGCCGCTCGACCGCGAGCCCGATGCCGAGGCTCGCAAGGCCCCCCAGGGCCGACAGGAGCAGCGCCCCCCAGGGCGGGCCGGATCGGGGGGCGACCGGCACCGGCACCCCATCGGCCGCGTCCACGATCTCGAAGGGCTGCTCCACCACCCGCACGCCGTCGGGCAGCGGCGTCTCGGTGCCGGGGCTCGGCGGCGGCTGCTCCGCCGGCAGGCGGAAGGCCCGGGGCTTCGGAGGCTGGCTCATGGCACTCTCAGGCGAGGCGGTCGCCGATCAGGAACTGCAGGGCACGGTCGAGGCGGATCTGCGGCAGCCGCCCGGGGCGGCCGAGCGCATCGACCGCCACCCGCGGCGGGCGGAAGCGGGGAAAGCGCAGGGAGCCCGGCTCCACCGCCCCCTCCAGCACGGCCTCCGGGCGCTCGGGCAACTCGCCCGGGAAGATCGCCGCCTCGGCGGTTCCGTCGAAGACCTCGTCGCCGATCGCCTCGCCCGCCTCCGGCGTGCCGGCCACCGCCTGGAGCGTGTGGCCCCCCTCGTGCACCAGCGTCTCGCGGGTGGCGCGCACCGAGGCGAGCGCCACCGTGCCGACCCGCGCGCCCGCGGCCTCCGTGCGCCGCAGCGCCCGGGCGACGAGGAGGCGCAGCAGCGCGTCGAGCCGGTCGTGGCTCGCGTGGTGGAGATGGTCGGCCTTGGTGGCGGCGAACAGGATCCGGTCCGCCCGCGGGGCGAAGAGGCGCGACAGCACCGTGTTGCGCCCGACCCGCAGGCTCAGGAGGACGCGGTCCAGGGCGTCCTCCAGCTCCGCCAGGGCGGCTGCGCCCGCATCCACCGCGGCGAGCACGTCCACGAGCACGATCTGCCGGTCGATGCGCTGGAAGTGATCGCGGAAGAACGGCGCCACGACGCGGCTCTTGTAGGCCTCGAAGCGCCGCTCCATCAGGCCGCCGAGGCTGTCGGGGCTGGTCGGGCCGGCGAGCGCCAGCGGCGCGAAGGTCAGGGCCGGCGAGCCCGCGAGATCGCCCGGCATCAGGAAGCGCCCCGGCGGCGTGGTGGCGACGGCCTCCGGCCCCGCGCGCACGGCCGCCAGATAGCCCTTGAAGGCGTCGCTCGCCCGCTCGGCCACCACCTCGTCGAGGGGCTGGTTCGGGTCGAGCCCCCGCAGGGCCTCGAGCCAGGGCGCCGCGAGGGCGGCGCGGCCGGGCCGCTGCGCCCCGGCGATCGTCTCCCGCGACCAGCCCTCGTAGGTCTGCTCGATCAGCGCGAGATCGAGCAGCCACTCGCCCGGATAATCGACGATGTCGACCATCAGGGTCGCCGGGCCCGGCCGCCAGCCGGATTGCCGCTCGTAGTCGATGGCGAGCCGCAGCTGGCTGATCCGGTCGGTGGAGCGCGGCCAGCGGCGCTCCTGCGTGAGGGCACAGAGGTGCTCCTCGTAGGGAAAGCGCGGCACGGCATCGTCGGGCTGCGGCACGAGGCGCGCCCGGCGCAGGCGGCCCTCCTGCGAGGCCTTCAGGGCCGGCAGCGGGTTGAGGCCCGAGAGCTGATGGACGAGGGCCGCCGTGAACACGGTCTTGCCCGAACGGGCGAGCCCGGTGACGCCGAGGCGGACGGTCGGCTGGACGAGGAGGTCGCTCGATGCCTCGGCGAGGGCGCGGGCAGCCGAGCCGGCCCGCTCGACGAAGCTGGGGAGGAGCAGCACGCGGTCTTTCGCTCTCGCTTGATAAGTCGGGGTGGAGGTGGCGCCCGCCGGGCGCTTCCGCAAGGGCGGTCAAGGCTGATGCGGCGTCGCCAGGCCCTCGGCCCGCGGACGGGTCGTGTCGGCCCGCGCGATCGCCGCGGCGACGAGGGAAGGCGTCGCCTGGAGGCTGCCGAGTTCGACCGACGACATGGCGAGCAGCACCGGCGCGAGCCGGTCCGTGGCCCGCCCCTCCGGGTCGAACAGGCCGAGATCATCGCCGGCCTTCAGCCCGACGCTTCCCGCGATGCGAGCCGCATAGGCCTGGATGCGTGTCTCGTCCGAGCTGCACAGGGGCGCCGGCGGGCGCAAGGATGGCGGCAGGGCCGCGACCGAGGTGATCGAGGGGAGCGCCGCGGCCTCCGCGAGGAGGCGGTCGCCGTCGAGGATGCGGGAGGGCGTGACGGCGGCGGTCCTGGCCGGACCCGCCCGCGCGGGCGCCTCGCCGATCCCGGTTGCGATCGAGGGCGTCGCCATCAGGGGCAGCGGCCGGGCGGGGCCGCGCGGCCGCCCCGACAGGCGGGCGAGCGCCGACCAGGGCTGGACCCGCAGGGCCGGGCCGCCGGCGGAGGCCGGGCTCCCGGCGGGGGCCGGGGCGGCGGAGGGTCTGGCGGCGCGCCGGACCGGGAATCCCCGGCCGCGCGCCGCGAGGTAGCGCGCCCGCAGCGTGCGGCCGATGCCCTTGGGGGCGAGCGCCGCCAGCGCGGGCGAGGACGGGGCCGCCGCGACCGGAGCCGGGCGCCGGGCGGCCGCGACCGGGGCGCCGCATTCGGCCGGCGCCCAGCGCCGCACGATGGCGAGGGCCGAGCGGCGCCCGAGCACCGTGTAGTAGCGGCGCAGCAGCGAGACCGCGGCATCCGCCCCCTGCTCGGCCGTCGCGAAGCCGGTATGGCCCTCCGCATCGGCCCCGACCTCGCCGTCCCAGCCCGCGCGCTTGATGCACCAGTAGTTGTTGAGCTTGACGCAGCGGGCCACGAAGGCGGGGTCGACCGGCGCCGTCGCGGCGACCAGGGCGAGGGAGAGCGGTCGCAGGGACGTGCGCGTCTCCGCGCGCCAGTTCGACACGGCGCGGGACGAGACCTGGTAGAGGGGCGGCTCCGCGGCCGGGGCCGCGAGGGCCTCGGCCCGGGCGACGGTCTGCCGCCACTGCGCCGCGACCTCTGCGGCGCTTGTCCGTGCCAGGGCCGCCGCCCGGTCGGCGCCGTGGCCGAGGGCCGTGGCAAGGGCGAGGAGCGGGACGAGGAGCACGGGGCCGCCTCAGGGACGCCGAACGATCGCGGCAGCCGGTGTCATCGTGCGATCACCCTCCGATCCGACCGGGACCCCGGCGGCCGCGCGTCGGCGCGCGGCCGTGGGAAACGGCCGAGCCG
Encoded here:
- a CDS encoding YcjF family protein; its protein translation is MSQPPKPRAFRLPAEQPPPSPGTETPLPDGVRVVEQPFEIVDAADGVPVPVAPRSGPPWGALLLSALGGLASLGIGLAVERLIADLFSAAPWLGAVALALLGLAAVALLALVWRELAGVLRERRIEAIREAALEALSARDHTAAKAVVRDVAALYADRPGLAAARGRLDTVAEAILDVEDRLGIAEHELLGSLDRMAKAAVADAAKQVSAVTALSPRAIVDVAFVVFAAVRLLRRVATIYGGRPGLFGFLRLARAAFAHLAVTGGVAVGDSLIQQVLGLGLAARISAKLGEGVLNGLMTARFGLAALAVCRPLPFLREPAPRLGDVAGELIRTGEGE
- a CDS encoding YcjX family protein → MLLLPSFVERAGSAARALAEASSDLLVQPTVRLGVTGLARSGKTVFTAALVHQLSGLNPLPALKASQEGRLRRARLVPQPDDAVPRFPYEEHLCALTQERRWPRSTDRISQLRLAIDYERQSGWRPGPATLMVDIVDYPGEWLLDLALIEQTYEGWSRETIAGAQRPGRAALAAPWLEALRGLDPNQPLDEVVAERASDAFKGYLAAVRAGPEAVATTPPGRFLMPGDLAGSPALTFAPLALAGPTSPDSLGGLMERRFEAYKSRVVAPFFRDHFQRIDRQIVLVDVLAAVDAGAAALAELEDALDRVLLSLRVGRNTVLSRLFAPRADRILFAATKADHLHHASHDRLDALLRLLVARALRRTEAAGARVGTVALASVRATRETLVHEGGHTLQAVAGTPEAGEAIGDEVFDGTAEAAIFPGELPERPEAVLEGAVEPGSLRFPRFRPPRVAVDALGRPGRLPQIRLDRALQFLIGDRLA